Proteins encoded together in one Lathyrus oleraceus cultivar Zhongwan6 chromosome 5, CAAS_Psat_ZW6_1.0, whole genome shotgun sequence window:
- the LOC127085400 gene encoding 2-hydroxy-palmitic acid dioxygenase mpo1 isoform X2 — MSLLDLEKHFAFYGSYHSNPINIVIHVFLVWPILFTALLFLYFTPPIFSPSQTLLNYIPSVLIFNFGFFYAVFYALFYVALDVKAGSFVALLTLLCWAGSSFVANSIGFELAWKVVLGAQLFCWSGQIFGHLVFEILQTTIGYEPYPGFETKVKARTDANIKAWKAKQQKKLA; from the exons ATGAGTCTCTTAGATCTGGAAAAACACTTCGCCTTCTATGGTTCTTATCACAGCAACCCAATCAACATTGTAATTCATGTATTCCTTGTTTGGCCTATCCTCTTCACCGCTCTTCTTTTCCTCTACTTTACTCCTCCTATTTTCTCTCCTTCCCAAACACTCCTTAACTATATTCCCTCTGTCTTGATTTTCAACTTCGGTTTCTTCTATGCTGTTTTCTATGCTCTCTTCTACGTTGCTTTGGATGTTAAAGCTGGTTCGTTTGTTGCTCTTCTTACTTTACTTTGTTGGGCTGGTTCCAGTTTCGTCGCGAATTCCATCGGCTTCGAACTCGCCTGGAAG GTTGTGTTGGGTGCTCAGTTGTTTTGTTGGTCAGGACAGATTTTTGGACATCTTGTGTTTGAG ATTCTTCAAACAACGATTGGATATGAACCATATCCTGGATTTGAGACAAAGGTGAAGGCAAGGACAGATGCTAATATCAAAGCATGGAAGGCCAAGCAGCAAAAGAAACTTGCTTAG
- the LOC127085400 gene encoding 2-hydroxy-palmitic acid dioxygenase mpo1 isoform X1: MSLLDLEKHFAFYGSYHSNPINIVIHVFLVWPILFTALLFLYFTPPIFSPSQTLLNYIPSVLIFNFGFFYAVFYALFYVALDVKAGSFVALLTLLCWAGSSFVANSIGFELAWKVVLGAQLFCWSGQIFGHLVFEKRAPAFLDNLSQAFLMAPFFVILEILQTTIGYEPYPGFETKVKARTDANIKAWKAKQQKKLA, from the exons ATGAGTCTCTTAGATCTGGAAAAACACTTCGCCTTCTATGGTTCTTATCACAGCAACCCAATCAACATTGTAATTCATGTATTCCTTGTTTGGCCTATCCTCTTCACCGCTCTTCTTTTCCTCTACTTTACTCCTCCTATTTTCTCTCCTTCCCAAACACTCCTTAACTATATTCCCTCTGTCTTGATTTTCAACTTCGGTTTCTTCTATGCTGTTTTCTATGCTCTCTTCTACGTTGCTTTGGATGTTAAAGCTGGTTCGTTTGTTGCTCTTCTTACTTTACTTTGTTGGGCTGGTTCCAGTTTCGTCGCGAATTCCATCGGCTTCGAACTCGCCTGGAAG GTTGTGTTGGGTGCTCAGTTGTTTTGTTGGTCAGGACAGATTTTTGGACATCTTGTGTTTGAG AAACGTGCGCCAGCATTTTTGGATAACCTTTCTCAAGCTTTTCTAATGGCTCCTTTCTTTGTGATTCTTGAG ATTCTTCAAACAACGATTGGATATGAACCATATCCTGGATTTGAGACAAAGGTGAAGGCAAGGACAGATGCTAATATCAAAGCATGGAAGGCCAAGCAGCAAAAGAAACTTGCTTAG